The Macadamia integrifolia cultivar HAES 741 chromosome 4, SCU_Mint_v3, whole genome shotgun sequence genome contains the following window.
CTTCCTACAGGAGCATTAATGGAGAAGACAAGAACCATTAATTTTCTGACCGTTACTTAATGCTCGCGTTCATCACTGTAGTTGTTTGGAGCCCCTCATTCAATGCCCCAACCCATTCCTTGATTCCCTCACCTTTCTTCTCCGATCTCCATTAATGTCCCCTCTTTTTTCTGTTTCCtcattcatcatcatcaatggACTCTGGTATTAGTATATGcccctacccccccccccccccaccttccCCAAACTTGTAAAAGTACATTTGAGGGTAAAATTCAACAAAACCTATTCCAAAACCCATGAAAGAGAATCATGGATTCAAAAGGAAGGAATCATTAAAATTCATCAAGCAAAGATTTGAATATTACGATTGACCATAGGAAGCAAATAAACGATAAGATATAGTAGTATATTATCATTCATGTTCATAGCTGTAATCTGTTCAGCTCTAAGCTCGCCGATAAAAACTCTTTTTCTACTGTTTGTGCAGAGACTGCGGCCGAAGATTGGTGTGATTGTGAGGCTTCTTTATTCTGTGGTGTTGAAGGATTCGATGATGGAGGCCTCTCAGGAGGAGCTGCGCACACTGGGATCACTGTTCGAATGTGTACTGCAGGAGCCAATCCCTGAGCTGGGAATGCCCTGGTTGCAGTTCTAGTCGGCGCCGCTGCAATTGAAGCGGAAACAGGGCGGAAGGTGGAGGTTCTCATCTGGGTTCGGTGCCCACAGTAACGTGTCAATGGGTATGGCCGCTGATAACTGGGACTTTGCCTGAGACCCTTCTCAATGGGTTTCTCTGTGCTCTCTGATTTCCCATTGAGCCACTCTTCTTCATCCTTTTGATGTTCTTCCAGCGGAGGTGGGATGGCTCTGTTTGATGGGAAGGGTAATGCCTTGTTCTCTGTGGTAGAATTTGACTGTAAGATCTTTGAGGCTGTGggagaagagaaaagtgaaGAGTAACAATTCTGATTCTGGTTCTGCCTTTGGGTCGTCGAATAGATTGAGGAAAAATCAGATAGTAGATCCATTGATCTCCATTGTTGATACTGTAAAGTGTTATGGTAGGAAGAGCTGGAgccattattgttatccctgtAACACGGGACCACTCTTCCTCTCAACTGGCTTTGGTCCTTGTGTCTCGCAGACTTGTTTTCATCCTTGGGCCTGAAATTTGATAAAACCTTCGTGACAACTACCTGCTCATGTTCTTCACTGCTCTCACTGTCTTTGTGTGTATGAGATGAAGAACCCAAGCTTGGCACTAGACAGAAGAGAGACGTCAAATTAAAATCTACAGAACAAAGCAGAGTAGACGAGAGaagattaatattttttttttaagaaaattactTTGCTTTAATGAGGACCAGGCAGCCATGGCAGCATTCTTCTCtgcttgcttctttgtttttcCTGGTTCTCCCGTAAAATTCATACCAGCAAGCTCAACAGTGCAAGTGAAAATGGGTAGATGGCCCGGCCCTGTTCTCACTGTGGTGTAAACAGGAAGGTTCAGACCAGCTCTGTGAGCAGTTTCTTGAAGAAGGTTCTTATAAACTCCAGTCTCATCCTATAAACCAtaaaatgaggaaagaaaaaaaggtaacaAAATAGAACCATAGAATTCTCATTTCtgggttttgtttcttttcagaaGGTACTCACAAGAACCCTTGCAGTCAGAGACCTTGAAGGACCCCTTGTTGATAGGGTGTTAAGCGCTACCTCAGCTGCTGCATGCTCTGCTTGTCTGAGTGTGGTACAATAGCTGGAACCTTCAAAGATTTCACCATTGAAGTTCACAGATGCCTTGAACCTAGGTGCATGATCAGGTCCTTCCCTGATACATGCATAAGAAGGGAGGTTGAAGCAACTTCTCTGTGCTAGTTCTTGTAACTGGTTCTTATACATACCTGCCCTGCCATGAACAAATACCCAttaaaaaaacaacataaatctGAAATCCAGATGAGTCCATAACTTcaaaaatggcaaaaaatgTTAGCAGGAATGTACAAGAAGAGAAACCCACCTGCGAATTGCTgagataagggaaaaaaaataaaattgaagaacCCACCTACTCCACCAGCTGTGTCACTCATGCATGTGTATCTGCAATGAAGCTCAAACTTAACaggggaagaaggaaagaaagaaatacaaagCGAAAGAGGTGAAAAACTCAACGTGGGCCTCTCTTCTCTGTAACAGTAAATGTTTCTGCTTTCCAAGATGAGAATTGGATTCCTTGGCTCTATTTAACGCACGGTTCACTAATACAGCTCGATTATCTAGTATTCCAGAGGTGCTGAGAAGCCATAGATGATAGAAGTCATAGAACAGCCATTATAATCAGCTCTTACCATTAATGGAGAGGCATTAATGGTAGTTTGGTTTTGTTGCTGAGATCTCTGAAACTGTGAATGGACCCAAGATTCCTAatcgagagaagagaaaataaatgcatTCAAACTGGACTGTGATTTAGAAATTGGCCGCCCTTGAGGAGATTCTCTTATCTAAGTCAATGGTCTTCTTCTGAACTTGCAATCAAGTGCCTTGGATTTCCATCTAAGGTCCAACCATTTTAATTCCGTACTTACAATCTATCAGATGACCATTATGCCCTTTATGATTCATTTTTCTACTATCGAAAGATGGAGACCCACATGTTATCTGTTCTTCCTCTTTCTGCCACAGAGAAATGGAAATGGACATTAATTGGAGTAGTAAATTAAGAAGCTACCAAGATTGAACTGATATTTGGTTCTGGAGCATACTTAAAGCCATGGTTTGTTCTTAGGGGTGTCAAGGTTCAGCCCAAATCGCTCTCCAAAATTGATCGGTTCTGCTCAGATTGAACCAATTTGATGGTTTCATGGAATCAGAAGAAACTGAACCGAACCGGACTGATTTTATGCATTGGcaggaaaagaataaaaatacgGCTCAAACCTGATAACAGCCCAATTATgtatgaaaacaaaaatggacCAGACAGAACCGAACCTGATAACAGCCCAATTATGAACTTACcacaaaaactgaaaagaaGATCTGGCCGAAATCAAAACTAACCGACACCAAAACTTCTTTAACATTTTGGTTTCACAGGCCAAACCGATTCAACCCATCTGAACCTGACTGAACCAACCAATCGACACCCTTCTCATAGGTAGCAGGCAATCAGGCATCGTGTCTCCCATCCAATTTAACCGGCTCAGTCCTTTTTTGTCAGTTCAATCGGCTGAACCGGTTTGAAATCGGATTTTCTTCttaagttggagaatatgacaTTTGAGGAAAGGCAGGCCCTACCATACCATGAGGCATGAGCCACTCTGAGGGAAGCAGCTTATGGCAATTTCTGTGGATCATCTTTAAGATTGAACATTAAAATCTCTTCAATGTCATATATCTGTTCCTGCTGTGCAACTGTTGGCCTCTTCTTTTGAGTTGAATTTGTTCAAGTGAGAATTCAGAGTTCAGCTAAACTCACCGAGTTTTCTGGCTCGTACACTGATAAGTAGTAATACAACTCAACTGCATAGGAAATCAGTTAATTATATCACCACCTGGTGTCATGGCCCCTGGCACAACAGTACTCTTATTGTTATGCTAATGTTCCAATAATCCTTGCACATCAAATGAAAGGACcataattcaaatcaaaatctaaatCTAAATCTAAGTCAAAAAATATTATGATGATCTAAATTTAGATTTGGGAAAACCTGTTTTTAAAACAAACTAGTTACACAACACCCTAGGTGTAGCTCCACTTACCCGGATTAGGTTAGGTGTGATTTCGTGTAACTCAAACTTATCTTTGGCCCTAAATCATAAAGCCACACAAGTTCAAGGTTCCTCGTTAGtcacagaaaaaaataaaaatagttacACAAGAT
Protein-coding sequences here:
- the LOC122076666 gene encoding double-stranded RNA-binding protein 3-like isoform X1; translated protein: MSDTAGGVGGFFNFIFFPLSQQFAGMYKNQLQELAQRSCFNLPSYACIREGPDHAPRFKASVNFNGEIFEGSSYCTTLRQAEHAAAEVALNTLSTRGPSRSLTARVLDETGVYKNLLQETAHRAGLNLPVYTTVRTGPGHLPIFTCTVELAGMNFTGEPGKTKKQAEKNAAMAAWSSLKQMPSLGSSSHTHKDSESSEEHEQVVVTKVLSNFRPKDENKSARHKDQSQLRGRVVPCYRDNNNGSSSSYHNTLQYQQWRSMDLLSDFSSIYSTTQRQNQNQNCYSSLFSSPTASKILQSNSTTENKALPFPSNRAIPPPLEEHQKDEEEWLNGKSESTEKPIEKGLRQSPSYQRPYPLTRYCGHRTQMRTSTFRPVSASIAAAPTRTATRAFPAQGLAPAVHIRTVIPVCAAPPERPPSSNPSTPQNKEASQSHQSSAAVSAQTVEKEFLSASLELNRLQL
- the LOC122076666 gene encoding double-stranded RNA-binding protein 3-like isoform X2, with the translated sequence MSDTAGGVGMYKNQLQELAQRSCFNLPSYACIREGPDHAPRFKASVNFNGEIFEGSSYCTTLRQAEHAAAEVALNTLSTRGPSRSLTARVLDETGVYKNLLQETAHRAGLNLPVYTTVRTGPGHLPIFTCTVELAGMNFTGEPGKTKKQAEKNAAMAAWSSLKQMPSLGSSSHTHKDSESSEEHEQVVVTKVLSNFRPKDENKSARHKDQSQLRGRVVPCYRDNNNGSSSSYHNTLQYQQWRSMDLLSDFSSIYSTTQRQNQNQNCYSSLFSSPTASKILQSNSTTENKALPFPSNRAIPPPLEEHQKDEEEWLNGKSESTEKPIEKGLRQSPSYQRPYPLTRYCGHRTQMRTSTFRPVSASIAAAPTRTATRAFPAQGLAPAVHIRTVIPVCAAPPERPPSSNPSTPQNKEASQSHQSSAAVSAQTVEKEFLSASLELNRLQL
- the LOC122076666 gene encoding double-stranded RNA-binding protein 3-like isoform X3 gives rise to the protein MYKNQLQELAQRSCFNLPSYACIREGPDHAPRFKASVNFNGEIFEGSSYCTTLRQAEHAAAEVALNTLSTRGPSRSLTARVLDETGVYKNLLQETAHRAGLNLPVYTTVRTGPGHLPIFTCTVELAGMNFTGEPGKTKKQAEKNAAMAAWSSLKQMPSLGSSSHTHKDSESSEEHEQVVVTKVLSNFRPKDENKSARHKDQSQLRGRVVPCYRDNNNGSSSSYHNTLQYQQWRSMDLLSDFSSIYSTTQRQNQNQNCYSSLFSSPTASKILQSNSTTENKALPFPSNRAIPPPLEEHQKDEEEWLNGKSESTEKPIEKGLRQSPSYQRPYPLTRYCGHRTQMRTSTFRPVSASIAAAPTRTATRAFPAQGLAPAVHIRTVIPVCAAPPERPPSSNPSTPQNKEASQSHQSSAAVSAQTVEKEFLSASLELNRLQL